Proteins encoded by one window of Elaeis guineensis isolate ETL-2024a chromosome 12, EG11, whole genome shotgun sequence:
- the LOC105054783 gene encoding LOW QUALITY PROTEIN: uncharacterized protein (The sequence of the model RefSeq protein was modified relative to this genomic sequence to represent the inferred CDS: inserted 1 base in 1 codon), which translates to MAAANVPTAEVETPAAAEEEDAAARAARKRYEGLLMVRAKAVKGKGAWYWAHLEPILVHSPDSPGVPKAVKLRCSLCATLFSASNPSRTASEHLKRGTCPNFSSLPSSSAAAASAAVPTPISTLPPPLASAPPAXSSSYHVSPLALADPAAPPPPALPAPTAPLVLSGGREDLGALAMLEDSVKRLKSPKASPGPPLPKPQADAALSLLADWLLESLPTVSPSALAHPKFRSFLHQIGLPTFSPRRLALPRLHARHRDARAEADARLRDALFFQISSGGWKSPSSPTTSSDHALVSLAVNLPNGTTVFHRAELVTGGAPPGYAEEVLWDAVASLSGGLMHRCVGIVADRFKSTALRSLESEHHWMVNLYCQFQGFHSLIKDFARELPLFQRVTANCSKLANFFNTHSQSRSIFHKHQLQELDQARLIRSTSHNGDAVRNFAAIFALLEDVMGFVHPLQLAVLDEEYKSCLEVPIARELAEMIQDTSFWTELEAVCSVVKLVKDMAQEMEAERPLVGQCLPLWDELKTKVKEWCSKYSIEVGPVEEVIERRFKKNYHPAWAAAFVLDPLYLVKDTSGKYLPPFKFLTPDQEKDVDRLITRLVLREEAHIALMELMKWRSEGLDPLYAQAVQEKQLDPSTGKMRLANPQSSRLVWETCLSDFKSLGKVAVRLIFLHATSCGFKGSLALLQRMYTHGRSSTGMDRAQKMLFVQAHSKFERRDFSSEEEKDADFLAGGEEDVLNEAFVDVPSV; encoded by the exons ATGGCCGCGGCCAACGTGCCGACGGCGGAGGTGGAGACGCCGGcagcggcggaggaggaggacgCGGCCGCAAGGGCCGCGAGGAAGCGGTACGAGGGGTTGTTGATGGTGAGGGCCAAGGCGGTGAAAGGGAAGGGGGCGTGGTACTGGGCTCACCTGGAGCCCATCCTCGTCCACTCCCCCGACTCCCCCGGCGTCCCCAAGGCCGTCAAGCTCCGCTGCTCCCTCTGCGCCACACTTTTCTCCGCCTCGAACCCCTCCCGTACCGCCTCCGAACACCTTAAGCGCGGCACCTGCCCCAACTTCTCCTCCCTTCCCTCCTCCTCCGCTGCCGCCGCCTCCGCCGCCGTTCCCACTCCCATCTCCACCCTCCCCCCACCCCTCGCAAGCGCGCCGCCGG CCTCGTCCTCCTACCACGTCTCTCCCCTCGCCCTCGCCGACCCGGCGGCGCCGCCACCGCCGGCGCTGCCGGCCCCGACCGCCCCTCTCGTCCTCTCCGGCGGGAGGGAGGACCTGGGTGCCCTGGCGATGCTGGAGGACAGCGTGAAGCGGCTCAAGAGCCCGAAGGCCTCCCCGGGGCCGCCCCTCCCCAAGCCCCAGGCCGACGCCGCCCTCTCCCTCCTCGCCGACTGGCTCCTCGAGTCCCTCCCCACCGTCTCCCCCTCCGCCCTCGCCCACCCAAAGTTCCGATCTTTCCTCCACCAAATCGGCCTCCCCACCTTCTCCCCCCGCCGCCTTGCCCTCCCCCGTCTCCACGCCCGCCACCGCGACGCCCGCGCCGAAGCCGACGCCCGCCTTCGTGACGCCCTCTTCTTCCAGATCTCCTCCGGCGGCTGGAAGTCGCCGTCGAGCCCCACCACCTCCTCCGACCACGCCCTCGTCAGCCTCGCCGTCAACCTCCCCAATGGCACCACTGTCTTCCACCGCGCCGAGCTCGTCACCGGCGGGGCGCCCCCTGGCTATGCCGAGGAGGTCCTCTGGGACGCCGTCGCCAGCCTCTCCGGCGGCCTCATGCATCGCTGCGTCGGCATCGTCGCCGACCGCTTCAAGTCCACTGCTCTGCGAAGCCTCGAGAGCGAGCACCATTGGATGGTGAACCTCTACTGCCAGTTCCAGGGCTTCCACAGCCTCATCAAGGACTTCGCCCGCGAGCTCCCCCTCTTCCAGCGCGTCACAGCCAACTGCTCGAAGCTCGCTAACTTCTTCAACACTCACTCCCAGTCCAGAAGCATCTTCCACAAGCACCAGCTTCAGGAGCTCGATCAAGCTCGCCTTATAAGAAGCACTTCCCATAATGGCGATGCTGTACGTAACTTTGCCGCCATATTTGCATTGCTGGAGGATGTAATGGGCTTCGTTCATCCTCTCCAATTGGCGGTCCTCGACGAGGAATATAAGTCGTGTCTTGAGGTGCCAATTGCTCGGGAATTGGCAGAGATGATTCAGGATACGAGCTTCTGGACTGAGTTGGAGGCTGTTTGCTCGGTTGTTAAGTTAGTCAAGGATATGGCTCAGGAAATGGAGGCCGAGCGGCCATTGGTTGGGCAATGCCTGCCGCTGTGGGATGAGCTAAAAACGAAGGTGAAGGAGTGGTGCTCGAAATACAGTATAGAGGTTGGGCCTGTAGAGGAGGTGATTGAGAGGAGGTTCAAGAAGAACTACCACCCGGCATGGGCGGCGGCATTCGTATTGGATCCTCTATATTTGGTGAAGGACACGAGTGGGAAGTACCTCCCGCCTTTCAAGTTCTTGACGCCTGATCAGGAGAAGGATGTGGACAGGCTGATCACAAGGCTGGTGCTGCGAGAGGAAGCCCACATTGCTCTTATGGAGCTGATGAAGTGGAGGTCAGAGGGATTGGACCCTCTGTATGCACAGGCTGTACAGGAGAAGCAGCTCGATCCATCCACGGGGAAGATGAGGCTAGCTAACCCGCAGAGCAGTAGACTGGTATGGGAGACTTGCTTGAGTGACTTCAAGTCCCTTGGGAAGGTGGCTGTGAGGCTTATCTTTCTGCATGCCACCTCGTGTGGATTCAAGGGCAGCCTGGCACTGCTCCAGAGGATGTATACACATGGGCGATCGAGTACTGGCATGGACCGGGCTCAAAAGATGCTTTTTGTCCAAGCCCATTCGAAGTTCGAGAGGAGGGACTTCTCCAGTGAGGAGGAGAAGGATGCAGATTTCCTTGCCGGTGGTGAGGAGGATGTGCTCAATGAGGCCTTTGTCGATGTCCCATCAGTGTAA